The genomic window ACCACAATCTAGCTCCTAGGAATAGTCTGGGGCCATAGACATTTAACTGGCTGTgagattgtgggcaagtcacttaacctctctgtgcctcagtttcctcatctgtaaaaagagaagtgTGAACTTGATAAcctctgagcttccttccaactttaaactTGGGAGTAATAGTCAAGGCTGATAAAGTCCTGTAGGAAGCTTTGTCATCCAGGTGATGGAAGCAGGCTCGTTGCTCTTGGTACTAGGGAGAGGGAAGACTTCTGATAAACACTCTCTCTACATCAGCCAAGGCTCCTGGCCACCCCTATATGGGTACAAGTGGGGATGATAGGGTCTATTCTGGTGGGTAGGGACCTGAGCACAGCAATTACCAGTGGCGTATCCCTTGCTCTGATGTGTTGCCTTTCATTCTGAAGCATTTTCACACTTACAacttaattttatcctcacatccTTATGAGGTGAGAAAGGGCAAagtttattgtccccattttacagctgaggaaactgaggcaccagaAACTGAAGTGAGTAGCTCAAACTCACACAGTGAatcagtggcagagccaagatggtttCCCCAGTCTCTCTGACTTAAACTTCTTTCAGCAGATGATGTTCCCTCAAAAGACCTAAAGTCACTGCCTCAAGAAAGCCCACATCCATTGATTATCATTCAGTTGCGATACTTCCTGTCTGTTTTCCCAGAGGAACTGAGTCTTCACCCCAATACTCTGAGAAAGAGACACAGGTTCCCAAGGGCAATGCCAGCCAATCAGCACCTAAAAGATACAGAGCAGTCTCCAGTGGCTGAGTGTTCTACTTCCAGCTCCTTTCACTCTAGCTTGGAGAGAAATAGATGATCTCTATATAACAATAGTCAGAGGGGGCTTGAGACTGCCAACAAAAGAATTCATAAGATCTCTCAAAACAGCATggcaaacaaatacaaaacatttcccaGTCCACATAAAGGCTCCTCTAGGCCACCTGCTTGCCAGGAGGTACATGGAAaatcaaataacttttttttttaaagtgaccaTTCTTGCTTCCACACTTGGTTGGATTCATGACTTGCCATTTTGCAAGCTGCTACTTGCAAAGGTTTGCATTATTTTGTGTGCTCTCAAAGACCTATCAGTTGGCAAGGACTTGTGAAGAATTGGCACTCTGCCATGGCTTTTTTGGAAGGAGGGGACCTTTGGGTTGAGGCCCCAGGGTAGTGATTTTCATCCGGCCTCCCTGAAGGAGGCTAGGGGCATTCAGTCATCCAGATGTTGCTCTTCCCAGGTAGATGTGGGGATGGCACTATAGGGGTCCACGATGACTTTGGCACAGCGAATAATCATTAAAATGAGGAAGAGGCAAAGGAAGACGAAACAGGCCAAAGTCAATCCTTTGTCCACATCGACTTGCACAGGCATTGGCGTTGGCTCTTCCATTGTGAGGTTGTCTCCTCATTTGGTTTTATTCTGACTGGTACCATTTCT from Notamacropus eugenii isolate mMacEug1 chromosome 1, mMacEug1.pri_v2, whole genome shotgun sequence includes these protein-coding regions:
- the CTXND1 gene encoding cortexin domain-containing 1 protein — its product is MEEPTPMPVQVDVDKGLTLACFVFLCLFLILMIIRCAKVIVDPYSAIPTSTWEEQHLDD